The DNA window gttgcttaagcggacgctggtaaccaaggtacacatcgggtaaccaagcaaaggctttgcttggttacccgatattttctttggttaccagcgtccgcagcttctagaagccggatcCCTGCTCGCTGCAcacctagccaaggtacacatcgggtaactaagctatgcgctttgcttggttaccctatatttaccttggttattagtgtacgccgctctcaggctgccagtactggctccctgcacatgcagccagaatacacatcgggtaactaagcgaagcgctttgcttagtaacccgatgtgtaccctggctacaagtgcatggagccagcgctaagcagtgtgcgctggtaaccagtgtaaatatcgggtaaccaagcaaagtattttgcttagttacccgatatttaccttggttaccaagcgcagcatcgtttccacgagtcgctgctggctggtggctagtcactggtcgctggagagatctgcctgattgaaagctcaccagcgaccatgtagcgacgcaccagcgatcctgaccaggttatatcatggtcggaattgctggtacgtcaTTTAGGGAGATGGTACCCTTAGATTCCTGCAATAAAGAGGCCTTTGGTCACATAACATGATATCACGAaaggtccttaaagggaacctgtcaccggatgtgtataatacttacctaatggtcagtGCGGAGCAGACAGGTCGGataggcgtctccgttctccgggtcctgcacctcctctttcggccatctttgtcctccttctaaagctagtgtggatgatgcgttctacgtcatctacactagccgacattgaggcctgcactttgatctgccctgctcggcAGAAATTTCCTTTATATTTGCTTGTTCTTTATCACCTACCAGAGCTGAAAGACTCTGCTGTATATGATAGTAACAAATAAGTTGTGAGGGGTCCCCTGCAGTGGTGTAATGTGGTTGAGTATGTAACCCAAGAGAACCATAAATTGTTATCTAGAACGGTTGGTTATACATTTATGTGCACCAACAATAAAACAACAACTCCGTATAACATTATAAGCAGGAGAACAAGGAGTATTGCGCAAAACAACAAATGTTATCAGAAAAATTATTAGACTGAAGAGATCAaagccccaacgtacgtttcacagatgTTTTAGATAGGATTCCCCCAATGAAGCTATAAAAAAAGAAATCTGTGAAACGTATGTTAGGGCTTTGATCACTTCACTCTGGGGCGTGCATGACTGGCCCATTGCCGGTTCCAATATGGGTATGTAGCATCAGATTTATCAGCTGCAGCTTCTTCTATGTCTACATTTCACCCAACCTGCTCTTTTACACCTTAGGATGTTCTTATTTACCGATTGCCTTACAATATATTGATTTATTTATGTACTGAACTTGTGCACTATGGTACCTTATTTGATATTATGTACTGTAAAATGATGTATAGGTAATGTGACTTGTATCAATTGCAAACATTTTTTGTATCATCCCCATGAGTGGTCATGCtgccccatttttttattttctgattttataATATTGAACTTTATGCCATTAACAAGTATGTATTGCTAAGGAAATTTCTATGTTGTTTTGCACAATACTCCTTGCTCTCGTGCTTATAGTGGTGTAATGTGGGTTGTTAGCAGATGGGGCAAGGTAAGTATTTGGTACATTCCACCAGTCCAATATTGAACCCCTTATCCCCCCTCACCTatttttttttcagctttttgctctaattaaaaaaaaaatgtattacagAAAGTAACAAATGTATAACTCTAGACCCTAAGATTAACCGCTAGTTAGGATTAGAAAAAGTGCACATAAAATATAAAAACACTTTTCGTTTCGTAATAAATGAACACGATTCAGTAAAGTCTTCATTAGCTGCTCAACTTCTGGCATCTTGGTTGCTGCTTACGCAGAGTGCAGCAATCGAGAGGAGTTTGTCATCAGCTGCAacgctctgcataggcagtgacTGATCGGACAAAGCTATCTTTATTAAGCTTTGTCATTTTGGTCTCTGCCTATGCAGAATGTGGCAGCGAATAAACTCATCCCACCTGTTCAACACTGCATAAGCAAGAAAAAGGGCAAACCTCTGGGCCTCCATAGACTCTGCCATTCAGCATAACTTTCCCTCTGGCCTTCTTCACTTGTCCTATAGTAGGGTGCCTACATGACGGGTAAAGTAAGCCCATGAGTATGTGGTAACACTGAAGCGTTGGCTGCAGAGCTGTGCTCATTCAAGCCTGCTTTGTCCTCAAGTGGAACCACAGTATGGGAGTTTAATAAAACCCTTCATGGGTCCAGCGCTGCCTCTCTGCCACTGATcggctgcagcagtgacatcatgtcTCCAGTACTGTAGTCAATCACTGAGCTCACTCTATACGGTCTAAACCACTGAGTTCAGTGATTGGTGAAATGTTGTCAATACAATGTCACCGCTGTTGCCAATCAACAGAGGCAGTGCAGGAGTGAGAAGATAAGTAAACCTCATTTTGTTTAACTGAGTCTATGGGCAAAATCTTGTTCAAGGTTGACCTCTTTAAGGATTGGACATGCTAAAATCCAACATGCCCACCCTAACCATTTCTCAGACATTGGATTCTGTAGACATTTATGTAAAGGTGTATGGGCAGCATGAGTTCACAATTTTGGTGTTAACTGTCTAGGACATGAAGTAatcacaagtatatatatatatatatatatatatatatatatatatatatatatatatatatatatatatatatatatatatatataatataatatatatatatatataatataatatatatatacacacacacacacacacatatattttctttttttccctatAAGTCACATTATGACAACATTTTTTTCCATGTTTTAGGGACAGGTTTTACTTTGTCATGTAGCCATGGTCTTAACAACCACAGCTGAGAGGATTTATATGTGAGTGGATACAAAAATGTGTTGTATTTCACTAGGCCTCAGATATACCGGCCttgttgctcatagcaaccaatcacagtgcttcTCTTATTTTCCCCAGAGTATTTTATGAAATGAAAGGAGAGTTCCGATTCGTTGCTATGGGCATCAAGGTCAGTATCCATGTAAACAAAGCCATTCAGCACAAAATATACTATACGAACCAGGGATCAATGTGCTTTCTAATCTGGCCATTAGGAGGCGCCATTATTTCTAGAGCAAAACAGACATGTTTAGTAGAACAACTTTATTGACATTTTGTGACGCATGGTCCATCGCCATTAGAAGGCAAAAATGTTATTTACAGCACATATTGGTGTGCTAAACCGGTCATAAAACAGTGACTCGCCCTTCCCACACCCAACATGAAGTGTCCCGCTAACAAAAAACTAGTCCTCGTTAAAGCACAGCGACTTAATGTTCCCAATTTGTGAGACCCACCCCGCTGAGACACCCACATCAGTCATAATGCCACGTTTTATGAATGGCCGCTTGGCTTGTGCTCAAACGCATTCACTAAAAGACTATGAAGTTTAATAATTTTATTGCTTTCTGTTATCAACCATTTTCGAATGCAATGGCTCCTTAAAAGGGTTGTATGACAGAGGGAAAACACTTTAAATGGTTCCACTCTGCTCTATGAGCAGTGTCTGGAACTGCAGATCTGCCCTCTGCAATTGAAAAGGGCTCCTTTACAATACCAGACACCGTCCACGGAGAAGAAAGTAGCCAATTTTTTTTCCCTAGTAACTTCTGGCAACTTTAGCAATCTGATATTAAGTCCTACGAGTCCCCATACATAATGGACTAAAGATAGGTTAACAGACTGGACCAACAGTTTCATGTATATGGGGACCTCGGACTCTCCCCCCACAGGTAACATTTGGGCGGACGTCAATGGACAACTCTTCTAAATTCAGGCTTTGTTCACATTCCCCTTTGAAAATAAACATTCAGCCAAAAGCCATCTGTGTATGAGAAGGCCTTAAGTTATGGAAAACGTCTTTTAAAATGCCACTGTTATGGCTGATTTATGATAATGTAATGGATATGCAGATCAATATTTCAACATACCCTAAAGCAggagtggggaacctccggcccgcgggccatatacggcccgccatgcccttttatgcggcccccgggtagattcccgggggcggcagtgcttgagccgccaccgccatcttgtgggccgccggccctttaaatccgcacatgtgctgctgtgcttacCAATGCGTTCTCCCGCTGGCAAGTGCCAGTgagagaggacttactttgtgggcgggtttagtgctctgcgttgCCCGCCCCCCGGAGCTAAGTGCCCGCCCCCCGGAGCTGGGTGTCCGGTGCCTgctctccggtgctgtgagtccggcgctgctgtgtgtccaACGCCAGCCCTCTgttgctgtgtgccctgtccagtgctatgtggcccccctcccctcagtgctgtgtgccccttaATGAtgtgtatcacctcaggtttgtgtgtccctccccccccactgatgtcaggtctccgcaagtgatatctgtgcccccccagtggtgcctgcgccccatcccctcttgtgtggtgcctgcgcatgtcctcagcgtctcctgtgacttatacatcacaggaggggcggggggcatatacatcacaggagggactgggggcatatacatcacaggagggactaggtgcatatacatcacaggagggactgggggcatatacatgtccgcaGCCCCTTgtttgatgtatgtgcccccagtgtctcctgtgatgtatatacaggagtcccagtgtctcctatgtgatatatgtgcctccagtgtctcctgtgatgtatacacagcgtctgttatgtgatgtatatgatttaccaatcttatcacaaagtgttgactgcgctccagacccagacaaaaatgaaaagcagctgtgagaagaaaaatgattagtatcaccaaacatcagagctgcaccaaagagaagcagctccggccgccacagtaggggtaagttaattaattgtttgacgaaatatagcagggtcattttcacattgataattttgtgcggcctccgaaggttgatagaaattccaaatggcccccggctgaaaaaaggttccccacccctgccctaaagcATTCtagacacattagactaatgttggccaATTGTGCCAATACTGACAGATTCGGCAAAAAGTCTAATGTGTATAGAGGGCACAGACTattaggatatgtgcccacgatcaggacacaCTGTGTGCTGgacacagcaggtcctgacctgtggggccgcaagtttcctctgcaggagaccaGCTGCTCGCAcctacgatcagggttcagtgcgctgcagttGACATGCTGCAGAGTTTGGAAACAAGCACAGTGGCCacagaatttctagaaatcccttccactatgcttgtactgtgcaacgcagcgttttggtaccagctgaagcatgctgcgtccaaaacgctgcaaacactgatcgtgggcacgcacccttaattGTTGGGAGGCGTAAGGATCCATCATGTCCGATTTCCAATCCTTTTCGAATGTCTGGTAGTGGCTCTCTCATAGAGGATCCCAGAGTACTCGGCAAAACAAGCGTTCCTGGGTACAGGAGAGATGGCTGCTGGCTGACCGTTCTGCTcagaggtggacatatcattggtgcagccgcacaggggcccgagAAAGAAGGGGGCCCATTaccacctccaaaacaggtggaattgtgcattttgttgAGCTGAAGGGCTataaggggcccatatactgtttttgcacagaggCCCTCTTCTCACTGTTTCCGCGAGTGGACCTGCCAAAACATCCCTTGGCAGATATCTATGTAGGCTTTATTGGGGGACTTAGGGCTATTTCCACAAGTCTGACATTCACGGTCCCAGTATGGACCGGCCGTGTGTCTCCTGACTCAAACTCCACAGCCTCATAATTGCTGATGAGACTGTTCAGTTCAGGTCACAAGACTCGTGGCTGGTCCCGACATTGTGGCCCATTCTCGAAAGTGGGAAACTGACCTAAACCTAAGGTATAGGTTAACTATGTGCTGTGCAGTCTAATTCAACCTATTGTACCATGTCAATGCATACTCAGTATCAAATATCTGTACTTCTTTATGCCTAGTTGCTCTAAACAGGATCTTGGACTCTTCACCTTTGAAATTCTATTTTTTAGCACCTTTTTATTTAAGCCTTAGATCTGATACAGATCAATATTTTCAAGGTTTGATACAAAGTCTAGACCAGAGGTATATGGAAACATTTCTAAACCTCTGTAATACTgacataaatgtaaaaaaaattaaaatacaaaattaaaaaacCAAAACACTGAGATCGCAAATCCAAAAGTTTGTGGTCACTGACCCAGTTATGGTGGGAAACAACAACTTAGCAAACTATTTGTCCATCATAGTCCGGTCTTGTAAAGGATCTCTATATGGTATTAAAAGGGGTTATCTAGGATTaggaaaacatggctgctttttgTCCAAAGATAGCATTACACCTATTGGAGTGAGTAGTGCCAAGCTGCAATTTCAGATACAACCTGTGGAAAGGCGTGGGGCTGGTTTTGGAAGAAAGCAGTGATGTTTTTCTTAGTCTAGACAACGCCTTTAAAATTACATAAAGTACTCAATTTATGGAGCAGTCAAGTAGGAATTGCATTCATGAGTTATCTCTATGTAAAAGTCAAAAATGTTCCATGAAGATCCATAAGATGGTCATAAATATGTCGGACTGTGCGCAATGTCTACAGATTCTGTCCTCTTCCAGACCTTGTGGATTTCTCAAGCTTTAATCCATACCATTAGGTGCATCAAGTCATTCCCAATGTCGACAAAGTGAAGGTTCCTTTATTTAGAATTGGGTCTGTACTTTGGTTTGATGCGTGCACAGGAGACGATTACCATTTCTTGTGGCTTCATGACACACAAAGTTAAGGCACTTCCCTTTTCTCCCTTTGTCAGCTCTTCCTCGAAATAGCAAACAAAGCCAGATAGCTCGGAGTTCCACTTTCAAATCCCGCTTTACCCCTTCACTGACAAAAATATTGATAAAAGGGTTTAGAGCGCTACTTAGGCTTGTGAAGGCAAAGCAAACACGATAGGCTGGTCGGATCCGCATTTCGAGATCGCAGTTGCAGTAGTTCATATCACTGACGAATGAACGAATAAAAAGGATCACATGGTAGGGGAGGTAGCAGATGATAAATATGGCAGTCATGGACAACAGAAGTCCAGTAATCCTTTTCTTCTGCTCGATATCCATGCTGCAAGCATGATGGATGGTACGGATGATGGAGCAGTAGGAAAAAACGAGAAGTATCAGTGGAACAAGAAATAAAATCGTTCTAAAATAGTTGAGATGAGCCATCCATCGTTCCATGGGATACTTCTCATAGCAGAGTGCCACATTTTGGGTTGATGAAAACAGATCATCTCTGCTCAAGAAATAAGAGTGGGATCCGAGGATAATGATCCACACTATCACACATGCTATCAATGCCTTCTTCATGCTCCGAATGAATCTTGCGCGTAAGGGAAAAACGGTGGCAATAAAGCGGTCTGTGGCTATGCAACTGAGGAAGGCGATAGTGGTGTAGAGATTCGCATTGAAGAAGAAGCCCACTATCTTGCAGCTAAGCATCCCAAATTCCCAATCCTCCTTGGCGGTGTAGACTATCCAGACGGGAAGGGTGAAGATGTACATGAGATCAGAGGCACAAAGGTTGGCCAGATACACTCCCAAAATGTTGTTCTTCTTGATTAGCTGGACGATTATTCCGATCGCGGTTAGGTTACCCAGTAGTCCCACAATAAAGACGAAGCTGTAGATGATAGGGAACAGGATGGCTTCATATTTGTCTGGAAATGGGCACGATACATTTGCATCACACATTGTTGCACAGAGAGGCCTGTTGTGCTGCAGATCCTGGTGAATAATGGTATACAAAATCAGAGCAGTCCAATTCAGTTGTGGGTCACACAACATATATACATTACACAACATATATgcaacatacacacatgcacagccATCCTGCAAAATTCCAATTTTCACCTCCCATCCAAAGATAACACCAACTTCCTAAAGGCCCTGATAGTTCTCACGTGTATGAAACGTCAGGAGAGATAGCTATCAGCAGAACCAACATTCAGCCAACAATCATCTCATATATATGTCCAGTCATTAGGTTTCCTGTTATTAGACTTTTTCCAACAATTttgactcttaaggctgctttactcggtacgaccgattgtgcaatttcacaatcgatcgtacccgcccccgtcctttttgcgtcacgggcaaatcgctgcccgtggcgcacaaagtcggtaaccccccgtcacacgtacttacctcccgtccgacctcgctgtgggcggcgaacgtccacttcctggagtgggagggacgttcg is part of the Anomaloglossus baeobatrachus isolate aAnoBae1 chromosome 9, aAnoBae1.hap1, whole genome shotgun sequence genome and encodes:
- the LOC142251125 gene encoding G-protein coupled receptor 4-like, whose protein sequence is MCDANVSCPFPDKYEAILFPIIYSFVFIVGLLGNLTAIGIIVQLIKKNNILGVYLANLCASDLMYIFTLPVWIVYTAKEDWEFGMLSCKIVGFFFNANLYTTIAFLSCIATDRFIATVFPLRARFIRSMKKALIACVIVWIIILGSHSYFLSRDDLFSSTQNVALCYEKYPMERWMAHLNYFRTILFLVPLILLVFSYCSIIRTIHHACSMDIEQKKRITGLLLSMTAIFIICYLPYHVILFIRSFVSDMNYCNCDLEMRIRPAYRVCFAFTSLSSALNPFINIFVSEGVKRDLKVELRAIWLCLLFRGRADKGRKGKCLNFVCHEATRNGNRLLCTHQTKVQTQF